The Agarilytica rhodophyticola genome has a window encoding:
- the fadB gene encoding fatty acid oxidation complex subunit alpha FadB, translating into MLFDGKAIKLTQLDNGIAELQFDLQGESVNKFSTLTLTELQEAVGIVENASDIKGLLLTSAKDVFIVGADIMEFVPLFQKGTDAIKESVAVTNSIFTRIEDLSIPTLAAVNGYALGGGMEIILSCDFRIASTAAKVGLPEVKLGIIPGWGGTVRLPRLAGLDTAVEWIASGKENKPDAALKAGVVDGVVAPENLRTAAIDTLTRAIDGKLDYLKRKERKKSPLLHNDIEALMAFETSKAFVKAQAGRNYPAPVAAIKSMQDGAKLGRDEAIKVETGIFTEMSQTSVAGSLVGLFISDQIIGKKAKKLEKAADKKVEKAAVLGAGIMGGGIAYQSAYKGVPIVMKDINQSGIDLGLAEASKLLTKRVSRGRLTAEKMAEVLNRIDPALGYDDFNSVDIVVEAVVENPKVKHAVLAEVEGKISDDTILCSNTSTISIDFLAEALKRPENFCGMHFFNPVHAMPLVEVIRGEKTSEQAVARTVAYANAMGKKAIVVNDCPGFLVNRVLFPYFAGSSMLMRDGADFQQIDKVMERWGWPMGPAYLMDVVGIDTGVHAEKVMADGFPDRMSKTFKAAGDVMFENERYGQKNGKGFYVYVPDKKGKPQKTVSEETYELLKPHVAERKEFSDEEIIARMMVPMATELARCLEEGIVASAAEADMALIYGVGFPPFRGGVFRWLDEMGMAAFAKMAEPLAELGPIYQLTEGMKAMLESGATYYTADKGE; encoded by the coding sequence ATGTTATTTGATGGTAAAGCGATCAAGCTTACTCAACTCGATAATGGGATTGCCGAGCTTCAGTTCGATCTTCAGGGTGAATCGGTTAACAAATTCAGCACCCTTACCCTAACTGAGTTACAAGAAGCTGTGGGCATCGTTGAGAATGCCAGTGATATTAAAGGTCTCTTGTTAACAAGTGCAAAAGATGTATTTATTGTCGGTGCAGATATTATGGAGTTTGTACCGCTATTTCAAAAAGGCACTGATGCTATTAAAGAGTCAGTTGCAGTAACCAACAGTATTTTTACTCGAATTGAAGACTTATCTATACCTACGCTGGCGGCAGTCAATGGCTATGCTTTAGGCGGAGGCATGGAAATTATCTTGTCGTGTGATTTCCGTATTGCCAGCACCGCTGCAAAAGTTGGTTTACCCGAAGTTAAGCTAGGGATTATTCCAGGTTGGGGTGGAACAGTGCGTCTACCTCGTCTAGCAGGACTCGATACAGCTGTAGAATGGATTGCTAGCGGCAAAGAAAATAAGCCAGATGCTGCTCTTAAAGCAGGTGTTGTCGACGGTGTTGTTGCGCCCGAGAATTTGCGTACGGCGGCTATTGATACATTGACGCGCGCAATCGATGGTAAACTGGATTACCTCAAGCGTAAAGAACGTAAAAAATCACCTCTGTTACATAATGATATTGAAGCTTTGATGGCATTTGAAACGTCCAAAGCCTTTGTTAAAGCTCAGGCTGGGCGCAATTATCCGGCGCCTGTCGCTGCTATCAAATCGATGCAGGATGGTGCCAAATTAGGCCGTGATGAAGCCATCAAAGTTGAAACGGGAATTTTCACTGAAATGTCACAGACTTCTGTGGCAGGTTCGTTAGTAGGCTTATTTATCAGCGATCAAATTATTGGCAAGAAAGCCAAGAAATTAGAAAAGGCCGCTGATAAAAAGGTGGAGAAAGCCGCTGTCTTGGGTGCTGGTATCATGGGGGGCGGTATTGCTTACCAGTCTGCCTATAAAGGCGTTCCCATTGTCATGAAGGACATTAACCAGTCCGGTATCGATCTAGGCTTGGCTGAAGCGTCAAAATTGCTCACTAAACGTGTTAGCCGTGGTCGTTTAACTGCCGAAAAAATGGCAGAAGTATTAAATAGAATTGATCCTGCCTTAGGCTACGATGATTTTAATAGCGTTGATATTGTTGTTGAGGCTGTCGTTGAAAATCCGAAAGTAAAACATGCAGTATTAGCTGAAGTAGAAGGAAAAATTTCTGACGATACTATTCTGTGCTCCAATACCTCGACTATCTCCATTGATTTCCTAGCTGAAGCTTTGAAGCGCCCTGAAAATTTTTGCGGTATGCACTTTTTCAATCCTGTGCACGCTATGCCTCTGGTGGAAGTCATTCGCGGTGAGAAAACTTCCGAACAAGCGGTCGCTCGAACAGTTGCTTACGCTAATGCGATGGGTAAAAAGGCCATTGTTGTCAATGACTGCCCTGGGTTTTTAGTTAATCGCGTGTTATTCCCATATTTTGCGGGCTCCAGTATGTTGATGCGTGACGGTGCCGATTTCCAGCAGATAGATAAGGTGATGGAGCGTTGGGGTTGGCCAATGGGCCCGGCTTACCTAATGGATGTTGTCGGCATTGATACCGGCGTTCATGCAGAAAAAGTTATGGCTGACGGTTTTCCAGATCGTATGAGTAAAACCTTTAAAGCTGCTGGGGATGTGATGTTCGAAAACGAGCGTTACGGCCAGAAGAATGGTAAAGGTTTCTATGTTTATGTTCCCGATAAAAAAGGCAAGCCACAAAAAACTGTATCTGAAGAAACTTATGAATTGCTGAAACCCCATGTTGCCGAGCGCAAAGAGTTTAGCGATGAAGAAATTATTGCTCGTATGATGGTGCCTATGGCAACAGAGCTTGCTCGTTGTCTTGAAGAAGGTATTGTCGCATCGGCCGCCGAAGCGGATATGGCGCTAATTTATGGTGTAGGCTTCCCTCCATTTAGAGGCGGTGTTTTCCGTTGGCTAGATGAAATGGGTATGGCTGCATTTGCAAAAATGGCCGAACCCCTCGCAGAGTTAGGGCCTATTTATCAATTAACTGAAGGTATGAAAGCTATGCTCGAATCTGGCGCTACCTATTACACTGCGGATAAAGGAGAATAG
- a CDS encoding helix-turn-helix domain-containing protein codes for MNETDSTLKDHPTASDVGKDFSDSIGARLHALRKKFGLSQRELARRANVTNSTLSMIEQGKVSPSVGSLEKILYAFPISLQEFFSEPAESSPTVIQADEFVIVNQSQVEIRMLPLSMGSRRDGILLAEQSYQPGARINSDWLAHNGFVGGILIVGSIELHLDGIRYQLNSGDGFNFCLNRDHTLINNGEGVCKVVCAITNR; via the coding sequence ATGAACGAGACAGACAGCACACTTAAAGATCATCCAACTGCATCTGATGTAGGTAAAGATTTCAGTGACTCTATCGGTGCACGGCTTCATGCTTTGCGCAAAAAGTTTGGTTTATCCCAGCGTGAGCTGGCTCGTCGCGCCAATGTCACAAATAGCACCTTATCGATGATAGAGCAGGGAAAAGTGAGCCCTTCTGTAGGCTCTCTTGAAAAAATTCTCTATGCTTTTCCAATTTCTTTACAAGAATTCTTTTCCGAACCAGCCGAGTCTTCGCCGACGGTTATCCAAGCGGATGAATTTGTTATCGTCAATCAGAGCCAGGTAGAAATCCGCATGTTGCCACTGTCGATGGGGAGTAGGCGCGACGGTATTTTGTTAGCCGAACAAAGTTATCAGCCTGGTGCTCGCATAAATTCAGATTGGTTGGCGCACAATGGTTTTGTTGGCGGCATATTAATAGTTGGCAGCATAGAACTGCATTTAGACGGTATCCGTTATCAGCTTAATAGTGGTGATGGTTTCAACTTCTGCTTAAATCGGGATCATACCCTTATCAATAATGGTGAAGGCGTATGCAAGGTAGTATGTGCAATAACGAATAGGTGA
- a CDS encoding beta-ketoacyl synthase has product MSKLPVIVGFGGFNAAGRSSGHQAYCRMILESLDVGARQKTLSGLANMMGLDNACAEQVEQGTLIRKIEPSYFDADNTPLAKRYMLPGSAAKPVEFEVSRRQLPTRIPGNWQVQPLDEEGRNYKVSILDNQEVKIDTYESIAVKAAGQLPSGFDPAAQYRSKNHPRGLQMAVLGASDAVKSMGIQWQDITSRISPDQISVYSSSLMSQLDNNGFGGLFNGRSGGSRATSKQVALGLNTMPADFINAYVLGSMGSTGGVTGACATFLYNLRQGAEDIRSGRRLVALVGASEAPIIPEIIDGYGAMGALASDADLQKLDASEVTDHRRASRPFGENCGFTLAESSQYVMLMSDELALELGAKVYGAVPAVYVNADGYKRSISAPGAGNYITMAKSLGLVRTLLGEEALQNRTLVQAHGSSTPQNRVTESKIFDAVAKAFNIHSWPVGAVKSYLGHSLAAASGDQLAATLGIFEHDILPGIKTLSHVAGDIFDERLTIPTQDLALDRAQTDAVFLNSKGFGGNNATATIFSPDVVKRYWQKRHDKSTMAKYQNKLEKTEINIGDYLTFADKGKFDPIYEFGNKLVDEDKIEVNTNRIQIPGYECAISLENDEGFANF; this is encoded by the coding sequence ATGTCTAAATTACCAGTAATTGTTGGGTTCGGCGGTTTTAACGCTGCCGGTCGTAGTTCCGGCCATCAAGCCTATTGCCGTATGATTTTAGAGAGCTTAGATGTGGGTGCACGGCAAAAAACCTTGTCTGGTTTAGCGAACATGATGGGTTTGGATAATGCCTGTGCTGAACAAGTAGAACAGGGTACTTTGATTCGTAAGATTGAACCAAGCTATTTTGATGCTGATAACACACCATTGGCTAAGCGCTATATGTTGCCTGGTTCGGCAGCGAAACCTGTGGAGTTTGAGGTGTCTCGTCGTCAGTTGCCAACACGAATCCCCGGTAATTGGCAGGTGCAGCCCCTTGATGAAGAGGGGCGAAATTATAAAGTGAGTATCCTCGATAATCAGGAAGTTAAAATAGACACCTATGAGTCTATCGCTGTAAAAGCCGCTGGCCAACTTCCCTCAGGTTTTGATCCAGCGGCACAATACCGCTCGAAAAATCATCCTCGTGGTTTGCAAATGGCTGTTTTAGGTGCCTCCGATGCGGTTAAATCCATGGGGATCCAGTGGCAGGATATCACTTCACGAATTTCACCAGATCAGATCTCAGTATATAGTTCAAGCCTGATGAGTCAGCTTGATAATAATGGTTTTGGTGGCTTGTTTAATGGTCGCAGCGGCGGCAGTCGAGCGACCTCGAAACAAGTTGCTTTGGGCCTAAATACCATGCCTGCCGATTTTATCAATGCTTATGTGCTCGGTAGTATGGGTTCCACTGGCGGTGTAACCGGTGCCTGTGCAACATTCTTATATAACTTACGCCAGGGCGCTGAAGACATACGCAGCGGACGACGTTTGGTTGCTTTAGTCGGTGCTAGTGAAGCGCCAATTATTCCCGAAATTATTGATGGCTATGGTGCTATGGGGGCCTTGGCCAGTGATGCGGACTTGCAAAAGCTCGATGCTTCAGAGGTGACTGACCATCGTCGGGCTAGCCGTCCCTTTGGTGAAAACTGTGGTTTTACCCTCGCCGAGTCTAGCCAATATGTAATGTTGATGTCTGATGAGTTGGCGCTGGAGTTGGGAGCGAAGGTATATGGTGCGGTTCCCGCTGTCTATGTTAATGCTGATGGTTATAAAAGATCTATCTCTGCACCTGGAGCAGGCAACTATATCACCATGGCTAAGTCTTTGGGATTGGTACGCACATTGTTGGGAGAAGAGGCTTTACAGAATCGTACCTTGGTGCAAGCCCATGGCTCAAGTACTCCTCAGAATAGAGTGACGGAATCCAAAATCTTTGACGCAGTGGCAAAAGCTTTCAATATTCATTCTTGGCCCGTTGGTGCAGTTAAATCCTATTTGGGGCATTCGTTGGCTGCCGCTAGCGGAGACCAATTAGCAGCTACTTTAGGAATATTTGAACATGATATTTTACCGGGTATAAAAACATTGTCCCATGTGGCGGGTGATATTTTTGACGAGCGCTTGACCATTCCCACGCAGGATTTGGCTTTAGATAGGGCTCAGACTGATGCGGTATTTTTAAATTCAAAAGGTTTTGGTGGTAACAATGCGACAGCGACAATTTTCTCACCGGATGTTGTCAAGAGATACTGGCAAAAGCGCCACGACAAATCCACAATGGCGAAATATCAAAACAAGCTTGAGAAAACAGAAATAAATATAGGCGATTATTTGACGTTTGCCGATAAAGGTAAGTTTGATCCCATTTATGAGTTTGGCAATAAACTCGTTGATGAGGATAAGATAGAAGTTAATACCAATCGTATTCAAATTCCCGGCTACGAATGTGCGATAAGCTTGGAAAACGATGAGGGCTTTGCAAACTTTTAG
- a CDS encoding GlxA family transcriptional regulator: protein MLNITFILCRQMLATSVSLPLEQLKAAQAQAYSETPKNMRAGQATLNIKLASLDGEPVKTHTGLVFTPDASALDINNSDIIYLPALWRNPRPVLAQNAALLPWLRQQAKKGVLIAGVGTGCYLMAEAGLLDNKAATTHWHYFDQFKKRYPKVNLKQEYFITQADNLFCAGSINSLADLTIHFIQRHFSPDVASNVERHFFHEIRRAYDSSVFYQEIVKAHPDEDIVRMQTWLNDNHSKDVKMQDLAKQFGMSIRTFNRRFKNATGISPLNYLQKIRMEIAKDLLQTTNLSISEMMYKVGYHDIAHFNTLFKKHHGTTPGQYRTTVRAKLFTLNN from the coding sequence ATGCTCAACATCACATTTATCTTGTGCCGCCAAATGCTAGCCACTAGCGTCTCTCTACCTCTTGAGCAGTTGAAGGCGGCACAAGCACAAGCTTATTCTGAAACACCCAAAAATATGCGTGCAGGGCAAGCGACCTTAAATATCAAACTAGCATCATTGGATGGTGAGCCGGTCAAGACACACACGGGATTAGTTTTTACACCAGATGCTTCGGCATTGGACATCAACAACAGCGACATCATTTACTTACCTGCGCTATGGCGTAACCCTCGGCCTGTGCTTGCACAGAATGCAGCTCTATTACCTTGGCTTCGCCAACAGGCAAAAAAAGGAGTACTTATTGCGGGCGTTGGCACCGGTTGCTATTTAATGGCAGAAGCAGGACTACTGGATAATAAGGCTGCCACAACCCATTGGCATTACTTTGATCAATTTAAAAAGCGCTACCCCAAAGTCAATTTAAAACAAGAGTATTTCATCACTCAGGCTGATAATCTATTTTGTGCTGGCAGTATTAACTCCTTAGCAGATTTAACGATACATTTTATTCAACGTCATTTTTCACCAGACGTGGCGAGTAACGTAGAACGTCATTTTTTTCATGAAATACGGCGTGCTTATGACAGCTCAGTCTTTTATCAAGAAATTGTTAAAGCACATCCAGATGAAGATATTGTACGCATGCAAACGTGGCTTAACGACAACCATTCAAAAGACGTAAAAATGCAAGATCTGGCGAAGCAATTTGGTATGAGTATAAGGACTTTTAATAGGCGATTTAAAAATGCAACTGGCATTTCACCGCTCAACTACTTACAGAAAATTCGCATGGAAATTGCCAAAGATTTACTACAGACCACCAACCTGTCCATTAGCGAGATGATGTATAAAGTGGGCTATCACGATATCGCACATTTTAATACGCTATTTAAAAAACATCACGGCACTACGCCTGGACAATATCGCACTACGGTTAGAGCTAAATTATTTACCCTTAATAATTAA
- a CDS encoding Hsp20 family protein, which translates to MREFDFSPLYRSAIGFDRIASLLDNISRTEQGQTSYPPYNIELIGEDEYRITMAVAGFTESELNIEIKQNNLTVTGKKESANRNQQFLHQGIAARNFERRFQLADYVRVENASMENGLLHIDLVREIPEAMKPRTIAINSTDKKSAFIEKTAEKVA; encoded by the coding sequence ATGAGAGAATTTGATTTTTCCCCACTTTACCGTTCTGCCATTGGCTTTGATCGTATTGCCAGCTTGCTTGACAATATTAGCCGTACCGAACAAGGGCAGACATCCTATCCCCCCTACAATATTGAATTAATAGGTGAGGATGAATACCGAATCACAATGGCTGTTGCGGGTTTTACCGAGTCTGAACTCAATATTGAGATTAAGCAAAATAATTTGACCGTGACAGGCAAGAAAGAAAGCGCTAATAGAAATCAGCAGTTTTTGCATCAAGGTATTGCTGCAAGAAATTTCGAGAGACGCTTTCAGTTAGCAGATTATGTACGTGTTGAAAACGCAAGTATGGAAAATGGTTTGCTGCATATAGATTTAGTGCGAGAGATACCTGAAGCTATGAAACCACGAACAATTGCGATTAACAGTACTGATAAAAAGTCAGCATTTATCGAGAAAACAGCTGAAAAGGTTGCTTAA
- a CDS encoding DUF503 domain-containing protein, producing the protein MFIAILEIKFYLHGCLSLKEKRHRIGGLRDKYGSNKNLAVCESGTLDSKQRAELSFVCAANDKKTVESILSKIIDYCESSIDAELTHHKIEWV; encoded by the coding sequence ATGTTTATCGCTATATTAGAAATCAAATTTTATTTACATGGTTGTTTATCGCTAAAAGAGAAACGCCATAGGATCGGCGGCTTGAGAGATAAATATGGTTCTAACAAAAACCTGGCCGTATGCGAAAGTGGCACGCTAGACTCAAAGCAAAGAGCTGAGTTATCTTTTGTTTGCGCGGCAAACGATAAGAAAACGGTAGAATCTATTTTGTCAAAAATAATCGACTACTGTGAAAGTAGCATCGACGCTGAACTGACCCACCACAAAATTGAGTGGGTCTAA
- a CDS encoding TIGR01777 family oxidoreductase, which translates to MSNVFNKVLFLTGGTGFIGTELSKAWLSRSDRHKVVIQSRHPEKKRSNEKISYVLNYADIEEPVFALVNLAGAPIADKRWSQSRKQELENSRITLTRDLIEQVKKEEQCPHVFINASAIGFYGLGDEDKDEACEVGVGYAASLCQRWELEANEIAEFTRLAIARLGVVIGHGGVLKKLLPIYRMGLGGAIGDGSQWFSWIHMDDVVNAILHIIDNKHMSGIYNLSSPNPVQQRDFASTLGKTLRRPTIIPTPSFLLSIGLGDMARELLLGGQKVLPTRLQQAGYHFQHQYLDGALAASV; encoded by the coding sequence ATGAGTAATGTTTTCAATAAAGTACTTTTTTTGACCGGTGGCACAGGCTTTATTGGCACCGAATTAAGCAAAGCCTGGTTGTCTCGCTCGGATAGACATAAGGTAGTCATTCAAAGTCGTCATCCCGAAAAAAAGCGATCAAATGAGAAAATTAGCTATGTTTTAAACTATGCGGATATAGAGGAGCCTGTGTTTGCTCTAGTAAATCTGGCAGGGGCGCCGATTGCGGATAAACGTTGGTCACAATCAAGAAAACAAGAGCTGGAAAACAGTCGCATCACTTTGACGCGTGATTTGATTGAGCAGGTAAAAAAGGAAGAACAGTGTCCGCATGTGTTTATCAATGCTTCTGCTATCGGTTTTTATGGCTTAGGTGATGAGGATAAAGATGAGGCCTGCGAAGTGGGTGTAGGTTATGCCGCCAGTTTGTGTCAACGCTGGGAGTTGGAAGCCAATGAAATTGCAGAGTTTACACGTTTAGCCATTGCGCGCCTGGGGGTTGTTATTGGACACGGTGGTGTCTTGAAAAAACTATTGCCCATTTACCGCATGGGGTTAGGGGGAGCTATAGGTGACGGTAGCCAGTGGTTCTCATGGATTCATATGGATGATGTTGTAAATGCCATTTTACATATTATCGATAATAAACACATGAGTGGCATTTACAATCTCTCTTCCCCTAATCCTGTGCAACAGCGCGATTTTGCTTCAACTTTGGGAAAAACTTTGAGGCGACCGACGATTATTCCTACTCCTAGCTTTTTGCTATCTATTGGTTTGGGGGATATGGCGCGAGAACTTTTGCTTGGTGGGCAAAAAGTACTCCCAACGCGTTTACAGCAAGCAGGTTATCACTTTCAACATCAGTATCTTGATGGCGCTCTTGCAGCAAGTGTTTAG
- the hpf gene encoding ribosome hibernation-promoting factor, HPF/YfiA family, translating into MKANADVVYRDFDASPALNDIIYKKIEKLHRFSDSIIHSRVVLDAPHKHKHKGKLFRASIELGVKGSPITVSQDDPSVHIAVRNAFSALERRLKEASAKRKDTRH; encoded by the coding sequence ATGAAGGCTAATGCAGACGTTGTATATCGCGATTTCGATGCGTCACCTGCACTAAATGACATCATCTATAAAAAGATCGAAAAACTCCACAGATTCTCTGATTCTATCATTCATAGCCGCGTTGTATTAGACGCCCCTCACAAACACAAGCACAAAGGCAAGTTGTTCCGAGCGTCTATTGAGCTGGGAGTAAAAGGCTCTCCCATTACTGTATCTCAAGACGATCCATCTGTGCATATCGCTGTCAGAAATGCGTTCTCTGCATTAGAAAGGAGATTAAAAGAAGCTTCTGCGAAAAGAAAAGACACCCGTCATTAA
- a CDS encoding GGDEF domain-containing protein, with protein sequence MGTNNTPEKISGCPLGNASCPIDETIAALKQEIQQLKQQVSTDPLTGLFNVRHLRFTLEQEMERTYRSHQPTTFIILDVDHFKRVNDNYGHVVGDKVLIHLASLIKTEVRKIDIPCRYGGEEFAVILPSTPILIGIQVAERIRKKIEETPFIDHEHNLAITISAGIDSFTRKQNRSLDDFIDGADQQLYKAKQLGRNRIHHASEKAAIKSEVTQSEKDALFNQLSDDSEE encoded by the coding sequence TTGGGGACAAACAACACACCAGAAAAAATATCGGGCTGTCCATTGGGCAATGCCAGCTGTCCCATCGACGAAACAATTGCGGCTTTAAAACAAGAAATTCAACAACTCAAGCAGCAGGTTAGCACTGATCCTCTTACCGGCTTATTTAATGTTCGCCATTTGCGCTTTACTTTAGAGCAAGAGATGGAGCGAACTTATCGCAGCCATCAGCCCACAACCTTTATCATTCTCGATGTAGATCATTTTAAAAGGGTTAATGATAATTATGGCCATGTGGTAGGCGATAAAGTTTTAATACATCTCGCATCGTTAATAAAAACGGAAGTGAGAAAAATTGATATCCCTTGCCGCTATGGTGGCGAAGAGTTTGCCGTAATACTCCCCTCCACTCCTATTTTAATTGGTATTCAGGTAGCTGAACGTATAAGAAAGAAAATTGAAGAAACGCCCTTTATAGATCATGAACACAATTTAGCTATTACCATAAGTGCAGGCATCGACTCCTTCACTCGCAAACAAAATAGAAGTCTCGATGACTTTATTGACGGAGCAGACCAACAGCTATATAAAGCTAAACAACTAGGTCGTAATCGCATTCATCACGCCTCAGAGAAAGCTGCAATAAAATCTGAAGTGACACAAAGCGAAAAAGATGCCCTGTTCAATCAATTATCAGACGATAGCGAGGAGTGA
- a CDS encoding pyrimidine/purine nucleoside phosphorylase encodes MPDVNEYFDGKVKSITLTTRTLPATVGVMEAGEYRFTTDCKEIMTIVSGECQVKLPQNDSWHTFIEGQVFEVEAHQSFELKLDIDVAYLCQYIR; translated from the coding sequence ATGCCAGATGTAAATGAGTACTTTGACGGTAAGGTTAAATCCATAACACTAACAACTAGGACATTACCGGCAACTGTAGGCGTCATGGAAGCGGGAGAGTATCGCTTTACCACAGACTGTAAAGAAATTATGACTATCGTCTCAGGAGAATGTCAGGTCAAGTTACCACAGAATGATAGTTGGCACACCTTTATTGAAGGCCAGGTGTTCGAGGTCGAAGCACATCAATCCTTCGAGCTAAAACTTGACATCGATGTGGCATATCTCTGCCAATATATTCGCTAG